The Nicotiana tomentosiformis chromosome 2, ASM39032v3, whole genome shotgun sequence genome includes the window TATATGCGACCTTCGGGGCGAGAAGCTCGTTCCAAATTCGAAAACATGCGGGCTGATCACAGGTTCGCAAATAGAGATTCAAGTTCGTCATCGTCGAGATTCAGAAAAGATCGAGGTAACCGCAACAGAGATGCTAATACAAACGCAAGGATTAGGGACTACAATTTTAACGTGAGTACCTCCGAGTTGGTCGCTGTTTTAAGAAGCATGGGGGATAAGGTACGATGACCTAAAGTGATGAGATCAAGTCCAAATAGAAGAAACCCATACTTTTGGTGCGAGTTCCATAATGACCACGACCATAGAACATCAGACTGCAGATTATTACAAGGTGAGGTGGAACATTTATTGAAGCAGGGCTATCTGACATAAATTTTCGGCGAGAAAGGCAAACAAGCTTACATGAAAAATAGGCAAGAGCCCCCAAAACCTCCGTCTCCGAAGAGAACAGTAAATGTGATAAACGGCGGAGAAGAAGTCAACGCCGTAACCTATACAACTGGGAGAAAAACAACAAAGTTCACAATAACACACGGGAAGCAAACTCGCCAAACTCTGGAAGACGGCAACATAACCTTTGATGATGCAGATGATGATGAATTAATGATTCCTCAcaacgatgcattggtaatatctttacttatacatgATACTAATATAAAACAAGTTTTAATTGACCCAGGTAGCTCAGTGAACATCATTCTATTAAGAGTGGTGAACGAAATGCTGATGGGCGATCGTGTAGTTCCAAAAGTACGTTCCTTATATGGGTTTGATAACTCAACCATTTTTCTAAAGGGAGAGATTAAACTAAGCACATACACAGAAGGGGTCATCAAAGAAACACAATTTCAAGTGATAGACACGGATATGGCCTATAATGTGATTCTTGGGAGGTCGTGGATTCATGAAATGGATGTTGTGCCATCCATATTGCATCAGGTTATCAAATTCCCTTCAAAATGGGGAATTCAACAAATTCGAGGAAATCAACAAACTTCAAAGAGCATCAATTCGGTGATACAACCAAGTCAAAAAGATACGAATGCAAGTAAAAAAGATACGGGTGCAAGTCAAAAAGATACAAGTGCAAGTCAAAAAGATGTGGGTAGAAGTGAGAAAGATGCGGTAAATCAAATTTCAACAGAAATTATATCAAAACAAACAGACGTGGACTCCAGACCAGATGTAATTCAAGAGCCAAAGTAGAACGAACATTAAAAGAACGATTGAGGAGCTTGAAGCTGTTCCACTATTCGAACAATGGCCAGATCGAAGAATTCATATCGGAGCAAGGATAAATCCAGATAGGAGAAGTAAGTTAAttgaatatttaaaagctaacacGGATTGTTTCGCATGATCAAATTCAGATATGATAGGTATACCTCCGGAGGTGATGACTCATAAATTAAATGAAGATCCATCATTCATACCTATCAAACAAAAGAAAAGGAAGCAAGGATcattcaaaaatcaagtgatcgATGAAGAGGTACATAAACTCTTAAAGATCGATTCAATACGCGAGGTAAAATATACTAACTGGTTAGCTAATACTGTGGTAGTTCCGAAAAAGAACGGTAAATGGAGAGTTTGTGTGAATTACAGCGagttaaataaagcatgcccggaggattcattccctttaccgcatatagatcaaTTGATTAATGCTACCGCAGGCCACAGATTATTAAGCTTTCTAGATGCGTATTCTGGTTACaatcaaataaaaatggacccCTTAGACGAAGAAAAAACTTTATTTATTACAAACAGGGGGGCTTATTGTTACAAAGTCacgccttttggcttgaagaatgctggagccacgtaTCAGAGGTTGGTGACCAGGTTGTTCCAAGAACACCTGGGGAAGACGATGGAAgcgtacattgatgatatgttggtcaaatCTACACAAGCGAAAGATCATTTTCAACATATTTTAACTACCTTCGAGATCCTCCGCAGATATAATATGAAACTGAACATAGAAAAGTGCGCTTTTGGCGTAGCTTCAGGTAAGTTTGTAGGCTTTCTCGTATCCAATAGAAGAATTGAAGTAAATCCTATACATATTAAAGCTATTGAAGAAATACCTGATATACTCACAAGCAAAAAAGAGGTACAAAGATTGACAGGTAGGATTGCAGCTCTGGGAAGATTCATTTCAAGATCTTTAGAGAAAAGCTTTAAATTCTTTTCTGTATTGAAGaagcaaaatcagtttgaatggaTTGAGGAATGCCGACAAGCCCTCAAAGATTTGAAGGCATACTTAACAAATCCTCCCCTACTGTCTAAACCCAAGGATGGAGAAAGACTATTTGTATATCTTGCAGTTGCAGAAGTGGctgtaagtgcagttttagtaagggaggacaaaggtaaacaatctcctatttattattttAGCAAATCTTTATTAGATgctgaaactagatatcctcatATAGAGAAACTAGCTTTAGCATTAGTCATGGCAGTTAGGAAATTgagaccatattttcaatgctaTCCTATCTCCGTAGTAACTGCATATCCATTaaggaatattttgcataaacaagaatTGTCAGGCAGACTAGCCAAATGGGCAATAGAACTAAGTGAATATGACATTATTTATCAACCTAGAACTGCAATAAAATCTCAAGTTTTAGCAGATTTTGTCGCAAattttaatacaaaaataattcatGAAGTAAAAAGGAATTACAAATTTTTACTGGAGCTAATCCAGGTACGTGGACTTTATTTACCGATGGCTCTTAAAATGTCAAAGGATCCGATTTAGGTATTGTCTTAATCCCACCCTCAGGTGAAAGTATAAGACAAGCAATTAAATGTTACCCtattactaacaatgaagcatAGTATGAAGCTGTAATTGTAGGTTTGGAACTAGTACGAGAACTCTCTATAGAGAAAATCATGATTAAAAGTGACTCTCAATTGGTAGTCAATCTGATGTAGGGGACTTACACTGCTAGAGAGGCACGGATGCAATAATACTTGGAAAAGGCACGAGAACTAGTCAGGCAATTCCAATCATGGAAGGTCGTTCAAAATACCCAGGGAAGAAAACGCAGAAGCAGACGTGTTGGCTAACCTTGCTTCAGTTGTAGAAGTAACAAGCGGAGAAAATGCTATtgtaatatatttatttcattcagcacttgacTAGGATAAAAATGAGGTAAGCTTTAAtaatttaacctgggattggagaaacgagaTTGTTAATTTTTTACAGTACGGGATCATACCTGAAGGCAAGAAAGAATCTCAAGTGGTTCGACAAAAAGCTGCTCGTTACTGCCTAATTCGAGATAATTTATATCGAAAAATGTTTGGCGGTCCTTTAGCAATGTGCCTTGGACCCAATCAAACGGAGTACATGATGAGGGAAGTACATGAAGGACATTGCGAAAATCACGCAAGTGGAAAATCTTTAGTTAAAACACTAACCAGGGAAGGATACTACTGGCCTAAAATGAAGAAAATGCGGAAATATTTGTAGCCAAATATGATAAGTGTCAACGATATGCCAACAATATGCATCGACCTGCAGAGTTATTACATACAGTTATTTCCctatggccatttatgaaatgggaaatggatatagtagggcctttaccacaagctaaaggaaaggtacggTTCTTATTAGTATTAACAgattacttttcaaaatgggtagaggcaggAGCTTTCAAAGAGGTACGAGAGAAGGAGGTGAAAGACTTCATTTGGCGAAACATTATATGCCGGTTTGGAGTCCCAAAAGaaatcgtatgtgataatggCCCACAATTTATAGGCTCGAAAATCACAGAGTTCTTTCAAAGTTGGCAAATCAAATGAATAACCTCTTCACCTTACCATCCCGTGGCAAATGGACAAGCTGAGTCAACGAATAAGATTATCatcaataatttgaagaagagactAGAAAAATCGAAAGAGAATTGGCCTGAAGAATTACCAGGAGTGTTATGGGCTTATAGAACCACAACAAAAACAGCCACGAGAGAAACTCCATTTTCGCTTGTGTACGGTTCAGAAACTTTAATCCCGGTTGAAACATGAGAACCAAGCACGAGATTCACATTGGCAATGAAAGAGTCGAACGATGAGGAATTAAGAACAAACTTGGACTTACTCGAACAAAGAAGAGAAGCAGCTTTAATATGGATGGCAGCACAAAAGCAAATCATAGAACGATACTACAACAGAAAGGTTCACCTCAGGTACTTCAGAATTGGGGACTTCCTTCTTAAAAAGGTTTTCCAATCAACGAAAATAACCGGAGCAGGAAAGTTaaatccaaattgggaaggaccctataaaGTTCGATGTATCGCTGGAAAAGGTGCCTACGAATTAGAAACCATGGATGGCAAGGTTTTACCCTCGAGTTGGAATGCTGTTCATTTAAAGAAATACTATTTTTGAGCAAAAGCAATACCCACTGTCAGGTATCATTCAATTatgatttttgttttgtacagttaaaattatactaacaattttagatgataggcaaaaagctagcccacaccaaatgatgatattagacttGAAGGACATGCGGAAGCAACATTATTCCCGGTCTAGGGTTGCAACCTTTGTGATGGAAATATAAAAGGGTTAAGTAATCATCATCTAAATTATATATACCTCCGAGTCCCGTATGTTTTTCCTTTTCAAGAAATGGACCATATGGAAGGAATAATCAAGTgctcgagatttcatacttcaaagctcaaacacttgggggactatatatatataaggaaggCAAAGAAGACTGGAAAAGTCAGAATTCAAGTCAAGCCTATGGTCTACCCAACAAATCGAAAATTAAGAGTAAAGTCAAGAGCCACAAACACAAGCCTGATTCAAAAACCTATCAAGAATACACCCGTGGATGTAAATTTCAAAATCTTACGAATGTTTAGGTTAAAGGCAATATTTAGTCATGGGTTGCAAGATATACCcttgaattttgtaaaatctgttGTAAAGAAAACAGTTACGAAAGAGTTATAGATGATACTTGAATACATGTAAAGTGTTATACAATTTGAAAGTTCGAATGATACAAAACTTCCTCAAAGCTATTCAAAGAAACGTGTGTGTTCTTATTTCTTATTTTGTATGTTTACACCATTATGAAGTTGAGACGTCTTCTTCATTAAGTGTCGtttataaaagggccctcttttataattcatGCATGTTCAAAAAGTCACGGAGTATTGAAGCATGTTTAAATGCATAATAAAAGAGTAGAACAGAAActcaaaattaaatattatataaaccCGGTTAAAACTAAGTGTAAACTTAGTTCAAACCAAAGTATTTGATATTGAACCCCAAAACGGATCAAGGGTAAAACTTGCCAACTATtccacaaataaaaaaaaatcaaacacaATAAACTTTCCAAACCCAAGTTCACTATGGGGCAGATTCTAAAATAGTACTATCAACAGCGAGAGAAATCAAGATGGCGCTATCAGCAGCAGTAGAAGGTTCGACTTGAGCAGAAGAGATTTGAACACTAACTTCACCAGGAGTAGGTTCATCACCCTCGGGAATGCCGACCTTAGGTGAAGAAAAGTTTTGACTCTGCTAAGTTTTTTCAATGGTTTCCTTAGTTTTTGCAATCTCAGCAGTCAAGTCAAAACCTTCCTGGTTAGCCTCCATCAAAGTCTCGAGGCGCGTGTTCAAGAAATTCCAGCTTACATCAAGAGTTTATTTATCCTCAAGGGCCTCGTAATCCCTCTCCCATTGCTCAATTTCGGTCTCCAACTCTTCTTTTTCAGTCAAAGTAGCATCATAAGAAGTTTGTAAAGGGGCGAGTGATCTCTCTAAGAATTGGACCTTGTTAGAAGATGCATGGAGGTCTTCTTGAACTCGAGTGAGCGTTTGAACAAGCTCCCCGGCATAGACTTCCTTCTGATTAAGCAGTACTTTCAGACCCTTAATTTCTTCAGTAGCTTTAGAAAGCTGCTCGACAAATGAAGAATCAAGGAGGTATTTATCCTTGCCCATTTGACTAGAAGAGGCTTTTTCAATCGCCAATTCTGCTGCCATCACTTTCACTTGCTGTATCAAAGCACAATTTTCctcatctaaaacttctttttctAACTGGAGGCCTTCAAATTGTTCTTTCCAGTTGTCCGCTTCCGTATGATAGTCATTGACTAACTACTCAGTATGGATAATTCTCTTTATCAACTCTGTGCCTATCAGGTTGATCTacaaaagaaagggaaaaagtgattatcaaacaaagataaagaaatcacaaggaaagtaaaaaaagaagaagctaaGGCTTATACCTTCAAAGATGAATGGAAAATGTCATTCATCCATGTCAAAGAGCTGTGGTTTTCCAATTTAGACTTCTCAACTAGGTCAATCAGCGATTTCAGCCATACATCAGCTTGGCCAGACTTTTTCAAAAGATTACCATCCTCGGGGACTTCAATGGTAACTTTTTTCATCATCCTAATGCTACTGGAAGAACCAACTTCAACATGAGAAGTGGTAGCAATAGGGACAGTTGAGGAAGTAAAAATAGCCACGGGAGGAGCAGTGGCAGCAATAACAGGCGCGGGAAACTGAGAACTAATAGGAGCAGATACTGGAAATGACGCAAGGGGTGCTTCATCAGAAACTAAGCCAAAGTCTTCACTATCAAATCCATGGGAAAACAACTGTTCTGTAGAGTCACAAGGCGCAATAATCATCTCTTTATCAGATCTCATCAAAGTGGCACTTTCAGGCTCATTCACGGGAACTAAATTTGGAGGAGGAGTGGCTTCATCATCCGAAACAACAAGTCTTCTAGCCCGATGCTTACGCAATAAAGAGCCATCCTTTCGTTCCTCTTCACCCTCAGAACCATGAGCTTTCTATGCTTTTCTCTTTGATGGAGAACTCAAAATCATCTCTTGAGTCATGGACAAAGAAAGTCttgatgaagcaatagacgcgaCACTAACACCCCGAATGGGAAACCCTACCAGAAGAAGAAGTTAGTAAAGAAAGGTAGAAAGTTAAAGGGAAGCATACCATGAGTTTTAAATTTCCAACCAAACCTTTGAGAAAGGTATTTCCAAGACCTTCCTTCCATAGGAGCAACCGACAACAATTTTTCTACCCAAGCACGGAAGTCTGGTATTTTTTCAACAACTTCCATGGTtgctaaaaagaaaagaaaaaaacagcCACGGGATCGTAAGTTTCTTCTTCCTTcataaaagagaagaaatataTCTAAAAAAaaacttacgtgcaaagttcCATTTTTATGGAAAAGGCATGGTCTCTTCACTCACTAAATCACTTCTGGGAGCAACAACAAAACGAGCATACCAGCCACGATCTTTATCATCTTCAAGGCTAACCAAAAGCCTTTTACTCCTAGCCACGAGACTAAACACCTCTGAATGAAACAACTTAGGGGAATAAAGATGAAGCAAGTGTTGAAAGGTGAAGGGTAAAGCGGCCGAATTAGCCAGGTGTCTTAAACATACAACAACTCTCCATACAATAGGACCAATCGGTCCTAAGCAAATGTTAAAGAAATGACAAAATTCTATGATGGCTGGGTCAATAGGTGGTCTAAAACCTAATGTAAAAGGATATGTGTAAACGAAAGAGTAACCAGCTTGGAACGAAGTAATCCTTTGGTTTGGACCAGGAACTAAAATTGGAAAGTCAAATTTCCAATGGCATTCTCTTCGCACAAGAGAAATCAAACCCTGAGTAATCTGGAAAGGATAAACATCGGCACGATCATGGGAAGTCATAGAAGTAACTTGATTTCTAATTGATTCACGATAAGTGGAGAAAGAAAATTCTGCAGGAATAATTTCATCAACAGTTGATTCTCGAATAGGTCACTCGAATCCCTATTTCTGGGAGAAGATCTATGAGTTAAAGAAGCCCTAGTTCTAGAAGAAGAAGGGGTAGCAACGTTGGGTTGAGAAGTAGAACCACGAACAGATAAAGATCCTAAGCTACGCAACTTACCGCCTCTTCTACTCCTAACAGGAGCAGTTGAAGGGGGAAGTTCATCTACAATTACTACTCTGCGAGGATCAAGGTTCGATGGAGATATGGTTGTACTGTAAAATAATACGTGCTGATGTATAAGAACAATTATGGAAGAAGAATACTGTAGATTGATGGTTTTCGTGAAAGCAAAGGCATAAGAGGTATTTATAAGAAGAAGCAATCGTCATGTAAAGGGAGTCATGATGGAAACATCATAATGAAACAGTCACTTCGTGACTGACGCGGCAACAGGAAAGCCCTAAAAACCGCTGAAGAGTCGCAGACCCAATCGATAAATGCCACGTGGAACATGCATTAAATTGAAGTGACATACGATGCGTTGGTTCTGAAAAAGACACAATGATACATGGGAAACGACGGAAAAGAATTCCCACCATAAATGTGTACCACTTCCCAAATATTCAATTGCTGAATATTTGGCaagtgaggggactatctgtattagtaaaaaaataaatattacacatGGAATTATATGAGGATGATAGGGCTAGATACATGGATCACTAAGAAGATGACAACTGGAGCGTCGCATTAAAAGATTCATGATTTACAACAGGTACGAGCAAATCACTCACGAGAGGAAAGGGTACGGTTGCTCGAGCCTAAATTATTCAGTGAAGAGACATAGGCAGGATGAATCAAGACAGTAAAGACTGAAGATTCATGAACTTCTAATTAATGTGGAAGAAGAATCGGAACCGTTACAGAATCTTCATGAACAGTTACGGTTGCCAATTATAACGTTTTattaatgtcattaatgctcataatgattcggtcataaaaagaaagaaacattATATTTGTAAATTCCTATATAAGGGAAGAGAATTTCACTTGTAAGGACACGTTCTGATTATTAttgaaatataattattttcttgtgcttttaattgataattttttcatttcttattctaatttcctttcttatttctgagagaatattgaatttcttgattatcagtaacccgagtacttctaaaaataggctttaACTGAGAATTCAATTCTTTGGTTAAACACTCATGTCTTTATCTTTTTCCTTCATTTAgaaaaatcaacaacaacaaatctaATAAATTCCCACCCTGGTATCTAGGGGGGTAAAATGTACGcaatcttacccctaccctgcgAGTGCAAAGAgtttgtttccgatagacccttggctaaagaaaagatgaaaagaagCAGTAGCAACaagtagtaacaacaacaagatattaaCAAGACCGAAGCCAAGATAACAATTAAACGATAGATAGTAATAGCAATCTTCTTTTAAGAAAAAGATAGTAGGAAAATTTAACCATACTTTGTGGTCAACAAACATAGAAAAATATGGTGCTCATGTCACACTTGATAAACGGTTTAGAGAAGAAATTATGAGGTAAGGACCTTCACCAACGAATTTCTAGAGTCAATCCATCACCAAACCGTATTTTAGTTTAGTCTAATGATTAATGCAATATGATCACCACAGAGAAAGTGTTATAATAGTGGCGTAAACTTGAGCGGAAGGCTAATACTTTTTATGTCACAAGAAGCATAGTGATGCCACCAGAAATGAATGGAGATAAAGTTGAATAATATTAAAATCTAACTTAGATGATAATGCGGCCTTTTGGCAAATAATTTCAACTTAGGCctcttttgaattttaaattagacacttgaaagcatgcctagcTTTTATTTTAAATAGAATAAACGGCCACTAATAGTTCAGTGGGGAAGTTGTTGAATAAAGTCTTCTAAGGGCAAGACAATCTTCCAAAGAATCCAACAATGAGTTCGCGAGTTGGATGATATACATTTAAGAACTCATTCTTTCGACGAAACAAAAACGTCTAAATTCTGGGCGCGTCAACTTATGATGTTACTTGTCTAGCTCCATTACAATTGAAGCTCGTGGAGCTATGACAGCAGTAACTGGGGACCATACTTAGTTTTATGGAATTTGGCTATAATACTTTCTCAACCCGAATGATAGTTTTCAAAAGTGTAGGGAACTAGGGATATGGCTTGAGACCATGTGTACATTTCTGGTGAGAGTTGACGAAGTCTAGCCGCAGCAGTCATGATGTATGATGACTAATGAAAGGCCAAGTTTTCTTCACGCTGCTACTTTTGTTTGTAGTCTTTTTCTTTGGCCTACTTGCTTTCCAACTGAAAATAGACAAGTCGTTGAAATTCTTCCTCAAGGACCACAGCTGAATTCTCCCGTTGGACCTTCCTTTTATCCCAATGCATTCTTCATtcaaatctttttttcttttgcgtAATTATTTGATATTCGGAACTTATCGGTTCGATTAATTCAAACTCGTACAATTCTCAATTCTCTTGTGGGCCGAACTCGAAATCTCTAATTAATAATTAAGAGTGAAAGAATCACATCCATCAAATCTCGTGgttcatttcatctttatctttaaATCTTAAAAAGCTAATACGAAAGCAGTCGAAATATCATTAAGTAGCCAAGACCTTACACCTGCTTAAGAGACTTCTAACAAGAAAGTTATCTCAACCAAATTTGAGTAGAAATGGCATGGGATAGTCACTTTTTAATATGATATTTAGTTTTTATCCGGTATTTTTAATACTGAGCAAAAATAGCTAAtactttattaaaattaatacgaaaaaacgtttttaccctttcttcacgagtactgtgtaaatattaaggacattctgtccttaacatttacactgcacacatgaagttaaggacgccatgtccttaacatttacactaaacatatgaagttaaggacaagtttaacaacggaaggtataaatacaggacactttgtccctaatatttacacaacattcatgaagttaaggacaccatgtccttaatatttatacaatactcataaagttaaggacactatgcccttaacatttacactgcacatatgaagttaaggacatcatgtccttaacatttacactgcacatatgaagttaaggacatgaggttctaaagtttaacaacagaaggtgcaaatacaagttaaggacattatgtccttaacatttacactgcacacatgaagttaagaaTGTCATGTACTTAACATTtccactgcacatatgaagttaagtacatgatgtcctaaagtttaacaacggaaagtgcaaatacatgacactttgtccttaatatttacacaacattcatgaagttaaggacaccatgtccttaatattagcACAGGGGTATTTTCATCCGGGCGGGTAAAAAATTATTAAGCACTGGCTAAaaagtaaatatattttaaacagtGGATAATgagtaaagacatctctaattagtggctaacCATGCACTTCCCCCCAAATTTGATATACTCCTTTCTGTCCACGATAAGTGAccattttatctttttattttggtccaaaataagtgtccatttacataatcaagaaggaattaattttattttttcaaaagttGCACTTATTTACATATTTCAATATGTCaatgtaataattaattaagGTAAATTTAGCGTGTATTTCCTTAATGGGTGTGCCAAACGTAAaatggtcacttattgtggaccggaagGAGTAACTATGCCACTGTTGAAATGGCGACCCcattatttacccgtaaaacggtacagttaaatttatacgtgatttctagacaagtgaattaattcgatcctgaaataatacaagaattgaagaaatatgcaatacttaattcgatcctgaaataatacaagaattgaaagaatatgcaatacttagccttgaaatgacGAGAAATAGCAAGAACAGTAAttccgggagcaaggcttccggacacaacaataatgaaatcaaaaagtaagaaggTAAAAGTGTATAAAGCTTTAAATAGATTATGGCATCAGTTTGCCAAAAAAAtcatgtcctttacaatgataacatagctcactatttatagctgcacctagggaacaaggtcctaggatcatgcctttctttaatatcaattatgagggccattgaagaatgtataacggtgaacataaatgatAAATTCTTGGTAACGGGCAATGTActaaatgctgtagaatattctccTTAAATGCTAGTGGGTGGCAGgcatttattgcatctttatgagcATCATTCCTTCCGGTAACAAATTGAACAATTGTCTTCGTTTTTAGCTATCCTCTGCCTTCTGCTCCATGTGTCATTCTCTTATGCAATTACttagcatagcatattttaccctatacagatagtccccctcctttccggtgacataatTTTGTGTCTCCGGGAAGTTGGTAGGAATTATTTTTTTGGCGGGAACTTCTCTGACCCCTTCTGAaaagcttctgacggttgattagacgcacgtctctccgcatttaacgccccgaacacgcgtcatcccacgatttaACATATcttttgccggttatcgaggtaattatggccacaaATTTAGCCGCCTAAAACTTTACTTATATGCATCAATCTCCTTTATTCACACCCCATAATTCTCCTAACCCTTTCaaactctcttcattcaatttgtACTTTGTTCTTCAACCTTTCTTTAACTCTCCTAATACGAGAAAAGCTTTTCCTTCTTCTATAACATataatggcttcttcttcaaaaagTACCAACTCCTCAAAGAACAAAAACAAGATGAAGCTGCTCCTCCTACAgtgagcaccatcatccctagaagtcttgtcacaactaaagatttcgaagagaaatttccttctgTTAGCCCTCGTACGTGGGCCATTAGCAGatatccttcttccattcgtccttccagcATTCCTAGTGTGAAGAAAGATTGTCATTGCTAGGATTTATACATTATTTCTCATGATCTGGCGGAGCgggtaaccttacccaagaagggttttacgtactTCTATACGTATTCCTTCACTTTGGGGATATTTTCTCTTAGTGGAGAGCTTGACTATGTTATTGCGGGGTTATGTCTCCGCTACCAAGTATGTTTGGCAtaggtgtcatgacccaaaattctaacctgtcgtaatggcgcctatcgatggtactaggcaagccgattctcAAAAATACTTCCAATGTTTCACAAAAGATAAGTCAAAAGCTTTTACATGATATAGTTTTCATAAAAACCTGAATTGAACTCAAAGTACAGAgcggaaaaatagccccaaacatcgggtgtcaccaagtcatgagcatctaaacaaccagaCTAAGAAACAATGTCTACAAGAGTCTGTGTCCAAAATACCAATACAGAAAGaaaagataacaagaaaggagagacaaggactgcgaacgtCGACAACTACCTCGTGAATCTTCGATAC containing:
- the LOC104090782 gene encoding uncharacterized protein, encoding MKNRQEPPKPPSPKRTVNVINGGEEVNAVTYTTGRKTTKFTITHGKQTRQTLEDGNITFDDADDDELMIPHNDALVISLLIHDTNIKQVLIDPGSSVNIILLRVVNEMLMGDRVVPKVRSLYGFDNSTIFLKGEIKLSTYTEGVIKETQFQVIDTDMAYNVILGRSWIHEMDVVPSILHQVIKFPSKWGIQQIRGNQQTSKSINSVIQPSQKDTNASKKDTGASQKDTSASQKDVGRSEKDAVNQISTEIISKQTDVDSRPDVIQEPK